The Pseudomonadota bacterium genome contains the following window.
GGGCCGCGATCTCGTCGAGCGTATAGCCCTCGACGTAGTGCAGCAACAGCGCGGACCGTTGATCCGCGCGCAGCGTGGACAGCACCTGCTCGAGGGTGTCGGTCACCTCGAAACGGTGGACGAAATCCGCGAGGTCGGGCAACGTGTCTGGCTCCGAAGGCGTTGGTTGCTGGCGTCGGTGGTGGTCGACAATCACGTTGTGGGCAATGCCGAACACCCAGCGGTCGAATCGACCGCGCGCCGCGTAGCCCGGCGCCCCCTTGACCACGCGCAACCAGGTGTCCTGACAGACATCGGCGGCGCGGTGGGTG
Protein-coding sequences here:
- a CDS encoding sigma-70 family RNA polymerase sigma factor; translated protein: MSTATADTPDDALVSQYVSGDTAAFDRLYARYRERVWAYAYRASGFDTHRAADVCQDTWLRVVKGAPGYAARGRFDRWVFGIAHNVIVDHHRRQQPTPSEPDTLPDLADFVHRFEVTDTLEQVLSTLRADQRSALLLHYVEGYTLDEIAALQSSGRETIKSRVRYGLNALRDRLGGTHGTH